One Aegilops tauschii subsp. strangulata cultivar AL8/78 chromosome 7, Aet v6.0, whole genome shotgun sequence genomic window carries:
- the LOC141027369 gene encoding uncharacterized protein — protein MADYIAPDALFADHFRQHFRLRKTVFDHLYHGVRSYDDYFILKKDTVGTIGFFGYQKCTAALRMLAYGTTADSWDEYLQMSYSTHGDAMVRFATVVVEVFGPRYLREPTMADTERLLAIS, from the coding sequence ATGGCCGACTACATTGCCCCCGATGCACTATTCGCTGACCATTTTCGCCAGCATTTTCGGTTGCGCAAGACTGTCTTCGATCATTTGTACCATGGCGTCCGGTCCTACGATGACTACTTCATCCTGAAGAAGGACACTGTGGGAACGATTGGCTTCTTTGGTTACCAGAAGTGCACGGCTGCACTCCGGATGCTTGCATATGGCACAACCGCTGATTCGTGGGATGAGTACCTACAGATGTCCTATAGCACACATGGAGATGCCATGGTCAGGTTTGCAACTGTCGTGGTCGAGGTGTTCGGACCTCGGTACCTGAGAGAACCAACTATGGCAGACACCGAGAGGCTCCTGGCAATCTCATAA